The following coding sequences are from one Candidatus Bathyarchaeota archaeon window:
- a CDS encoding MoaD family protein, whose translation MAQKGGETLEFDVGFVTVKDVLEELVRRHGKEFKDYLYDEKRRVREHLQLLVNGKSVSLSEELETRLREGDEVAIVPPVGGG comes from the coding sequence TTGGCTCAAAAAGGTGGTGAGACCTTGGAATTCGATGTGGGATTCGTTACTGTCAAAGATGTCTTGGAAGAATTGGTGAGACGGCATGGGAAAGAGTTCAAAGACTACTTATATGATGAAAAAAGGAGGGTGCGGGAGCATTTGCAGTTGCTTGTTAATGGGAAGAGTGTAAGCTTGTCGGAGGAGTTGGAGACGCGGTTGAGGGAAGGAGACGAGGTAGCGATTGTTCCGCCTGTAGGCGGCGGCTAA
- a CDS encoding GNAT family N-acetyltransferase, with amino-acid sequence MQNQPTIRPAQQSDKEAVFKFCEHTFNWGDYITNVWDRWLKERQAILLTATLNNKPVGIMRVSLQKPGEAWLQAARTDPDYRRKSIATALTTACLKWAKTKGAKTAMLATDSDNQVAQKALKKLGFAQVSDFLIMECKGFQIEKIKNCKWAQRSDAEKIWKFLTNSDIFTKSAGLYTILFAWATLENQDLARFIVNKKAIIHESNDAIDGLVLIDETVKNVWQEKAFQTCYIDGDHQGVRDMIRFFKTYSCQQDITNVYAFACNIPIISAALTEIGFNSEEPTTELIYEKKLNR; translated from the coding sequence ATGCAGAACCAACCCACAATACGCCCAGCCCAACAAAGTGACAAAGAAGCAGTCTTCAAATTCTGTGAACACACGTTCAACTGGGGCGACTACATTACCAACGTCTGGGACAGATGGCTAAAGGAAAGACAGGCCATACTACTCACAGCCACACTAAACAACAAACCCGTAGGCATAATGCGTGTCTCACTGCAAAAACCTGGCGAAGCATGGCTGCAAGCCGCTAGAACTGACCCAGACTACAGACGCAAAAGCATCGCTACTGCATTAACAACAGCCTGCCTGAAATGGGCTAAGACCAAAGGAGCCAAAACAGCAATGCTTGCGACAGACTCTGACAACCAAGTGGCCCAAAAAGCACTCAAAAAACTCGGCTTCGCACAAGTTTCAGACTTCTTAATCATGGAATGTAAAGGGTTCCAAATTGAGAAAATAAAAAACTGCAAGTGGGCACAGAGAAGCGATGCAGAGAAAATATGGAAGTTCCTTACAAATTCGGACATATTCACAAAATCCGCAGGCCTCTACACAATCCTGTTTGCGTGGGCAACGCTGGAAAACCAAGACCTCGCTAGATTCATCGTCAACAAAAAAGCCATAATACACGAAAGCAACGACGCTATTGATGGTTTAGTTCTAATAGACGAGACCGTAAAAAACGTGTGGCAAGAAAAAGCCTTCCAGACATGTTATATCGATGGTGACCACCAAGGCGTCAGGGACATGATAAGATTCTTCAAAACCTACTCCTGCCAACAAGATATCACAAACGTCTACGCCTTCGCGTGCAACATACCCATAATCTCCGCCGCTCTCACTGAGATTGGCTTCAACAGCGAAGAACCCACAACTGAACTAATCTATGAAAAGAAACTAAACCGATAA